AACCGCGACGAGGTGACCGCCGACGTCGTGAGCTGGCTGTTGGGGCACACGGCCGTAATCGGCGCCACGGGAGTCTGACCAGCGCACGGGAGCGCATCCCGGGCTCCACGGGTAGGGGTTCTGGATGTGCAACTGGGGTCGGTGTGTGGAACTCCGATTACAGACAGTGACATGGGATGGCGCAGTTCAAGTCATCCTCTCTTCAGTGTAGGCCGGATCCACCGAACGGACGATAGATGTGTGACGTTCTGTTATCAAACGCCGCCCAGAGGGGTGACGCTCGGCGCCTGTGCGTCAGAATGTCACGCAGCGTAATACCTGAATCGCCGACAGCGTGGCCATGCTCGGGTGGGTTCTTGATCTTGGTGTGGCAAAGGAGGTGGGAGGACAGGCACGATGTTCGGTGCTCCCTGCGCGGTCCAATCGGGATGCCCATGGGCCCGCCGCCCACCGGCGTTGGAGATCCTTCACTGCGGTGGAAGGACCGGCATTCAGCCGGCCGCCAGCCTGCTCAGGCAACCGGGTCGAACACCACGACAACGGTCGGCCGGGACCGGCGAGCAGCGAGTTGGTCGAGCCCGCGGTCGATCTCGCGCCAGCGATCCCACAGCCGTGTCCGCTCCTCGCCAGCGGCGGCACGGGCGACCATCCGATGTGGCCCGTCGCCGACGTCGACGACGCACTCGGGATGGGCCTGCAGGTTCAACCACCAGGCAGGATCCGGGTCCGCCCAGCCGTTCATCGCCATCGACACCAGCGCCGGACCGTCGCGGTAGTACCCGATGACGACTGTTCGCGCACGTCCGGAGCGGCGCCCGGTGGTCGTGACCCGCTTCGCTCCCCAGCCCTTCTGCTTGGGCCGCCAGAGGCCGAGTCGACCGCGACTGGCGCGCACCAGCGTGCGGTGGACGGCCCAGAAGGACCGGATGAACCACCGTGGCGGGAGGCGGGCCGGTTCGGGTTCGTGTGCTCACGCGGACCTCCTTGGTGCCTGAGGTGGGGCGCGTGCCC
This genomic interval from Micrococcales bacterium contains the following:
- a CDS encoding nitroreductase family deazaflavin-dependent oxidoreductase, with protein sequence MRSFWAVHRTLVRASRGRLGLWRPKQKGWGAKRVTTTGRRSGRARTVVIGYYRDGPALVSMAMNGWADPDPAWWLNLQAHPECVVDVGDGPHRMVARAAAGEERTRLWDRWREIDRGLDQLAARRSRPTVVVVFDPVA